Proteins from one Pagrus major chromosome 1, Pma_NU_1.0 genomic window:
- the LOC140999429 gene encoding scavenger receptor cysteine-rich type 1 protein M130-like: MIWTLVTSCDSCHDDAVCVESRERGDSFINHELLSCVCNNGFVGNGLTCYNIKLCSDSPCCSQGYQWSTERGCVDINECSLPDSPCATPQVCRNTPGSFECLESSSSSRSDPSSHSVLFSCQHSTCPSGMDCISFNGTMRCVDPCQHYTGLHDDWRSTNYTSIRDPHCDRDFDKQGWYRLFMGHTSAHIPERCLDEYSCGTHAPLWMTAPHPTQTGQIVDRSVCGSWRGNCCYGRINNIHVKLCYGNYYVYKLVNPGSCDYAYCAEVNGTDTVVSSTTPYPTPHTSAGNQVNMTTLTPADNSSAVEGQVRLVNGNSSCAGRVEIFHRGQWGTVCDDSWGVVDAQVVCRQLGCGRVLSAPSYAAFGPGSGPIWLDDVRCTGSESKLTQCSHRGFGSHNCGHQEDASVVCEGKYTFSQLKEMMSHSRSPVRLVNSTNRCSGRVELYHEGRWGTVCDDNWDLRDANVVCRQLDCGPARSALSNAAFGQGTGPIWLDDLTCYGNEPSITDCRHSGIGVHNCAHVEDASVICDGKSVEGQVRLVNGNSSCAGRVEIFHRGRWGTVCDDSWGLADAQVVCRQQGCGSVLSAQSNAAFGPGSGPIWLDEVNCTGSESRLNQCSHRGFGSHDCGHQEDAGVVCEAQPEFNSTVFPPTPPTPDFTTTTPADNSSAVEGQVRLVNGNSSCAGRVEIFHRGQWGTVCDDSWGVVDAQVVCRQLGCGRVLSAPSYAAFGPGSGPIWLDDVRCTGSESKLTQCSHQGFGSHNCGHQEDASVVCEARSPVRLVNSTNRCSGRVELYHEGRWGTVCDDNWDLRDANVVCRQLDCGPARSALSNAAFGQGTGPIWLDDLTCYGNEPSITDCRHSGIGVHNCAHVEDASVICDAQPEFNSTVFPPTPPTPDFTTTTPADNSSAVEGQVRLVNGNSSCAGRVEIFHRGRWGTVCDDSWGLADAQVVCRQQGCGSVLSAQSNAAFGPGSGPIWLDEVNCTGSESRLNQCSHRGFGSHDCGHQEDAGVVCEAQPEFNSSAVEGQVRLVNGNSSCAGRVEIFHRGRWGTVCDDSWGVVDAQVVCRQLGCGRVLSAPSYAAFGPGSGPIWLDDVRCTGSESKLTQCSHQGFGSHNCGHQEDASVVCEARSPVRLVNFTNRCSGRVELYHDGRWGTVCDDNWDLRDANVVCRQLDCGPARSALSNAAFGQGTGPIWLDDLTCYGNEPSITDCRHSGIGVHNCAHVEDASVICDDPGLPPGLPSQLVCDQFRIGVGLDRVRVTSLGFNPFSGNMASHDCSRYRVHDGVVWYEMDARAGSCGNTLMTNSTHAIYSNILFIYPINNASFSIPVTVPFSCAYPLDTDSSLNVAIRPYLAPADGLSGSGAKAQSFMYLFTNSDHNDHYPPGLVSLPVGSPLYIGVYVALLDVGFAIVLEDCYATPSLNPDGHTRHYLIQNKCPTDRQQVSVTENGSSLWAYFTTLLFLPQEQYRNVFLHCSISLCNTRSSDCVPYKVSVLVLMLLLLALYIALYNLLSYF; encoded by the exons atgatct GGACACTTGTCACCAGTTGTGATTCGTGTCACGATGACGCCGTCTGCGTGGAGTCACGAGAAAGAGGCGACTCCTTCATCAACCACGAGCTCCTTTCTTGTGTCTGTAACAATGGTTTTGTAGGCAATGGTCTCACCTGCTACAATATAAAGCTCTGTAGTGACTCTCCTTGCTGCAGCCAAGGTTATCAGTGGTCAACAGAAAGGGGCTGTGTGGACATTAACGAGTGCTCCCTCCCAGACTCACCCTGCGCAACGCCTcaggtttgcagaaacactcCAGGCTCCTTCGAATGCTTGGAGTCTTCGTCCAGCAGCAGATCAGACCCCTCCTCCCACTCTGTCCTCTTCAGCTGTCAACACTCTACTTGTCCCTCAGGCATGGACTGCATCAGTTTTAATGGGACTATGCGCTGTGTTGACCCCTGTCAGCACTACACTGGACTGCATGATGACTGGCGTTCAACAAATTACACATCGATTCGAGACCCACACTGTGACAGAGACTTTGACAAGCAAGGCTGGTATCGGCTTTTTATGGGGCACACCAGTGCTCATATTCCAGAGAGGTGTTTGGATGAATACTCCTGTGGAACCCATGCTCCTCTGTGGATGACGGCACCTCATCCCACACAGACAGGTCAAATTGTAGATCGCAGTGTCTGTGGCTCCTGGAGGGGCAACTGCTGCTACGGCAGAATAAATAACATCCATGTAAAACTCTGCTATGGAAACTACTACGTCTACAAACTTGTGAATCCAGGCTCATGCGACTATGCATACTGTGCAG aGGTGAATGGAACAGACACTGTAGTGTCTTCAACCACACCCTATCCAACACCACATACCTCTGCTGGTAATCAGGTCAACATGACCACCCTAACACCTGCAGACAACAGCTCAGCAGTTGAGGGGCAGGTCCGTCTGGTCAATGGAAACAGCTCCTGCGCTGGTCGAGTAGAGATCTTCCACCGTGGACAGTGGGGGACGGTGTGTGATGATTCATGGGGCGTGGTTGATGCTCAGGTGGTGTGTAGACAGCTGGGCTGTGGCCGTGTCCTATCAGCACCATCATATGCAGCCTTCGGGCCGGGCTCAGGGCCCATCTGGTTGGATGATGTCAGATGCACAGGCAGCGAATCAAAGCTCACCCAGTGCAGCCATCGAGGGTTTGGATCTCACAACTGTGGTCACCAAGAGGATGCTAGTGTTGTCTGTGAAggtaaatacacattttcacagCTAAAGGAAATGATGTCTCACT CTCGTTCACCAGTGAGACTGGTCAACTCTACCAACCGCTGCTCTGGCCGAGTGGAGCTCTACCATGAAGGACGCTGGGGGACAGTGTGTGACGATAACTGGGACCTGAGGGATGCCAACGTGGTGTGTAGACAGCTGGACTGTGGTCCTGCTCGTTCAGCACTATCAAATGCAGCTTTCGGACAGGGCACTGGACCCATCTGGTTGGACGATCTCACTTGTTATGGCAACGAACCATCCATAACAGACTGCAGGCATTCAGGAATTGGGGTCCACAACTGTGCTCACGTTGAAGACGCCAGTGTCATCTGTGACGGTAAat CAGTTGAGGGGCAGGTCCGTCTGGTCAATGGAAACAGCTCCTGCGCTGGTCGAGTAGAGATCTTCCACCGTGGACGGTGGGGGACGGTGTGTGATGATTCATGGGGCCTGGCTGATGCTCAGGTGGTGTGTAGACAGCAGGGCTGTGGCAGTGTCCTGTCAGCACAATCAAATGCAGCCTTCGGGCCGGGCTCAGGGCCCATCTGGTTGGATGAGGTCAATTGCACGGGCAGCGAATCAAGGCTCAACCAGTGCAGCCATCGAGGGTTTGGATCTCATGACTGTGGTCACCAAGAGGATGCTGGTGTTGTCTGTGAAG ctcaACCAGAATTCAACAGCACAGTTTTCCCGCCCACACCTCCAACACCTGACTTCACTACCACAACACCTGCAGACAACAGCTCAGCAGTTGAGGGGCAGGTCCGTCTGGTCAATGGAAACAGCTCCTGCGCTGGTCGAGTAGAGATCTTCCACCGTGGACAGTGGGGGACGGTGTGTGATGATTCATGGGGCGTGGTTGATGCTCAGGTGGTGTGTAGACAGCTGGGCTGTGGCCGTGTCCTATCAGCACCATCATATGCAGCCTTCGGGCCGGGCTCAGGGCCCATCTGGTTGGATGATGTCAGGTGCACAGGCAGCGAATCAAAGCTCACCCAGTGCAGCCATCAAGGGTTTGGATCTCACAACTGTGGTCACCAAGAGGATGCTAGTGTTGTCTGTGAAG CTCGTTCACCAGTGAGACTGGTCAACTCTACCAACCGCTGCTCTGGCCGAGTGGAGCTCTACCATGAAGGACGCTGGGGGACAGTGTGTGACGATAACTGGGACCTGAGGGATGCCAACGTGGTGTGTAGACAGCTGGACTGTGGTCCTGCTCGTTCAGCACTATCAAATGCAGCTTTCGGACAGGGCACTGGACCCATCTGGTTGGACGATCTCACTTGTTATGGCAACGAACCATCCATAACAGACTGCAGGCATTCAGGAATTGGGGTCCACAACTGTGCTCACGTTGAAGACGCCAGTGTCATCTGTGACG ctcaACCAGAATTCAACAGCACAGTTTTCCCGCCCACACCTCCAACACCTGACTTCACTACCACAACACCTGCAGACAACAGCTCAGCAGTTGAGGGGCAGGTCCGTCTGGTCAATGGAAACAGCTCCTGCGCTGGTCGAGTAGAGATCTTCCACCGTGGACGGTGGGGGACGGTGTGTGATGATTCATGGGGCCTGGCTGATGCTCAGGTGGTGTGTAGACAGCAGGGCTGTGGCAGTGTCCTGTCAGCACAATCAAATGCAGCCTTCGGGCCGGGCTCAGGGCCCATCTGGTTGGATGAGGTCAATTGCACGGGCAGCGAATCAAGGCTCAACCAGTGCAGCCATCGAGGGTTTGGATCTCATGACTGTGGTCACCAAGAGGATGCTGGTGTTGTCTGTGAAG ctcaACCAGAATTCAACAGCTCAGCAGTTGAGGGGCAGGTCCGTCTGGTCAATGGAAACAGCTCCTGCGCTGGTCGAGTAGAAATCTTCCACCGTGGACGGTGGGGGACGGTGTGTGATGATTCATGGGGCGTGGTTGATGCTCAGGTGGTGTGTAGACAGCTGGGCTGTGGCCGTGTCCTATCAGCACCATCATATGCAGCCTTCGGGCCGGGCTCAGGGCCCATCTGGTTGGATGATGTCAGGTGCACAGGCAGCGAATCAAAGCTCACCCAGTGCAGCCATCAAGGGTTTGGATCTCACAACTGTGGTCACCAAGAGGATGCTAGTGTTGTCTGTGAAG CTCGTTCACCAGTGAGACTGGTCAACTTTACCAACCGCTGCTCTGGCCGAGTGGAGCTCTACCATGATGGACGGTGGGGGACAGTGTGTGACGATAACTGGGACCTGAGGGATGCCAACGTGGTGTGTAGACAGCTGGACTGTGGTCCTGCTCGTTCAGCACTATCAAATGCAGCTTTCGGACAGGGCACTGGACCCATCTGGTTGGACGATCTCACTTGTTATGGCAACGAACCATCCATAACGGACTGCAGGCATTCAGGAATTGGGGTCCACAACTGTGCTCACGTTGAAGACGCCAGTGTCATCTGTGACG ACCCAGGTCTTCCACCGGGTCTGCCTTCTCAGCTTGTTTGTGACCAATTTAGGATAGGTGTAGGGCTGGACAGAGTTCGTGTGACTTCCCTTGGTTTCAATCCGTTCTCTGGCAACATGGCATCCCACGACTGCTCCCGGTACAGAGTGCATGATGGTGTAGTGTGGTACGAAATGGATGCAAGAGCGGGTTCCTGTGGAAACACACTGATG ACCAACAGCACACATGCCATCTActccaacattttatttatctacCCAATAAACAATGCATCCTTCAGTATTCCTGTGACTGTTCCCTTCTCCTGCGCATATCCCCTGGACACAGACAGCAGCCTGAATGTGGCTATCAGACCATACCTGGC GCCGGCAGATGGACTTTCTGGCTCGGGTGCCAAAGCCCAAAGCTTCATGTACCTGTTCACCAACTCTGACCACAATGACCATTATCCACCCGGCCTGGTCTCCCTGCCAGTGGGCTCACCGTTGTACATAGGCGTCTATGTGGCGTTGCTAGATGTAGGTTTTGCAATTGTTCTGGAGGACTGCTATGCCACTCCCTCGTTAAACCCTGATGGTCACACGCGCCATTATCTCATCCAGAACAA gTGTCCCACTGACCGTCAACAGGTGTCAGTGACTGAGAATGGCTCGTCCCTCTGGGCATATTTCACTACCTTGTTGTTCCTGCCTCAGGAGCAATACAGAAACGTTTTCCTTCATTGCAGCATCAGTCTGTGTAACACAAGGAGCTCTGACTGTGTTCCA TACAAAGTATCAGTGTTGGTATTGATGTTGCTACTCCTGGCCCTG TACATTGCACTCTataatctacttagttacttttaa
- the slc26a11 gene encoding sodium-independent sulfate anion transporter: protein MDQPLLGRVSAAGRDCCSYSTLKAWLPVLSWLPGYKLKWLKMDLLAGLTVGLTTVPQALAYAEVAGLPVQYGLYSAFMGGFIYTLLGTSKDVTLGPTAIMSLLCFSVVGGQPDRAVLLSLLCGLIQAVMALLRLGFLLDFISFPVIKGFTCAAAVTIGFGQVKNILGLQGIPQEFFLEVYYTFYKIPEARIGDVVLGLLCLGLLVMLLFMKESLGSDNAPYSSCSRVARKLVWTVATMRNSLVVLAASFIAFSWDAYGHHVFTITGKTSPGLPPFEPPPTTDTTANGTVVSFGEIVEGFGGGLAVIPFMGLLESIAIAKAFASQNDYRIDANQELLAIGVTNIMGSFVSAYPVTGSFGRTAVNSQTGVCTPAGGIVTSVIVLLSLAFLMPAFYYIPKASLAAVIICAVAPMVDYQVVAKMWRIRKLDLLPFFVTFLMSFWQVQYGILGGVAVSGAMLLYNIARPRIKLSDHGVLVMELNSGLSFPATEYLSHVIHTQALQASPPRSVVLDCHHVSAIDYSVISELRDLLRQFKLRDVQLVFSRLQPSVLEVLLAADLQGLRYTDSVEAALQVESETSPMTELANHRRGSRIDTGKKQ, encoded by the exons ATGGACCAGCCTCTTCTGGGACGAGTGTCGGCTGCCGGCCGGGACTGCTGCTCTTACAGCACCCTTAAGGCCTGGCTGCCCGTCCTCTCCTGGCTGCCTGGATACAAGCTGAAGTGGCTTAAGATGGACCTGCTCGCAGGCCTCACAGTCGGGCTGACGACTGTCCCGCAGGCTCTGGCTTATGCTGAAGTAGCCGGTCTTCCTGTGCAG TACGGACTCTACTCTGCATTCATGGGGGGATTCATCTACACCCTCCTAGGGACCTCTAAGGATGTGACACTGGGTCCCACAGCCATCAtgtctctcctgtgtttctccgTGGTGGGGGGGCAGCCAGACCGAGCCGTGCTGCTCAGCCTCCTCTGTGGACTCATCCAGGCAGTAATGGCATTACTGAGATTAG GTTTCCTGCTGGACTTCATCTCTTTCCCTGTAATAAAAGGCTTCActtgtgctgctgcagtaaCCATTGGCTTTGGCCAAGTCAAG AATATTCTTGGACTTCAGGGAATTCCCCAGGAGTTCTTCCTGGAGGTTTACTACACCTTCTACAAGATCCCAGAAGCCAGGATAGGTGACGTGGTTCTGGGTCTGCTTTGTCTTGGTCTGCtggtcatgttgttgtttatgaaAGAGAGTCTGGGCTCTGACAACGCTCCCTACTCCAGCTGCTCCAGAGTCGCCAGGAAACTAGTGTGGACTGTTGCTACCA tgcGTAACTCTCTGGTGGTCCTGGCCGCATCCTTCATAGCATTTTCCTGGGATGCTTACGGTCATCACGTGTTTACAATCACCGGGAAAACTTCCCCGGGGCTCCCACCATTCGAGCCCCCACCCACCACGGACACCACAGCCAACGGCACAGTCGTCTCTTTTGGAGAGATTGTAGAG GGCTTTGGAGGTGGGCTTGCTGTGATTCCCTTCATGGGTCTGTTGGAGAGCATTGCTATTGCTAAAGCTTTTG CCAGTCAGAACGACTACAGAATCGATGCCAACCAGGAACTGCTGGCAATTGGTGTGACCAACATCATGGGTTCCTTTGTTTCAGCCTACCCGGTCACTGGCAGCTTTGggag GACAGCAGTGAACTCCCAGACTGGTGTTTGCACTCCAGCTGGAGGGATCGTCACCA GTGTGATAGTATTGCTTTCCCTGGCGTTCCTCATGCCGGCCTTCTACTATATCCCCAAAGCTTCTCTGGCTGCTGTTATTATCTGTGCCGTTGCTCCCATGGTAGATTACCAGGTTGTGGCTAAGATGTGGAGGATACGCA AACTGGACCTGCTGCCTTTTTTCGTGACATTCCTGATGAGTTTCTGGCAGGTGCAGTACGGCATCTTAGGAGGTGTAGCTGTATCTGGAGCCATGCTGCTGTACAACATTGCAAGACCACGGATAAAG TTGTCTGATCATGGTGTGCTGGTGATGGAGTTGAACAGTGGACTCAGCTTTCCTGCCACAGAGTATCTCAGCCACGTCATACACACTCAGGCTCTGCAGG CGTCGCCTCCGCGGTCAGTTGTCCTGGATTGCCATCATGTCAGCGCCATAGATTACTCTGTGATCAGCGAGCTCAGGGACCTGCTGAGGCAGTTCAAACTGCGAGATGTGCAACTGGTCTTTTCAAGATTGCAG cCTTCTGTTCTGGAGGTCCTCCTAGCAGCTGACCTGCAGGGCCTCAGGTATACAGACAGTGTGGAGGCAGCACTGCAGGTGGAGTCAGAAACCTCCCCAATGACTGAACTTGCCAATCACAGACGGGGGAGTCGGATTGATACAGGAAAGAAGCAATAA